The following are encoded together in the Panicum virgatum strain AP13 chromosome 6K, P.virgatum_v5, whole genome shotgun sequence genome:
- the LOC120712695 gene encoding phospho-2-dehydro-3-deoxyheptonate aldolase 1, chloroplastic-like produces MPLRPSTPALMPNPALPSPGRPRSRRALLRARAVRTAPRPPSRWSVGSWRDRPALQQPEYPDKAELDEVLRTVEAFPPIVFAGEARTLEERLAEAAVGRSFLLQGGDCAESFKEFNANNIRDTFRVLLQMSVVLMFGGQMPIVKVGRMAGQFAKPRSDGFEERDGVKLPSYRGDNINGDTFDVKSRLPDPHRLIRAYSQSAATLNLLRAFATGGYAAMQRVTQWNLDFTQHCEQGDRYMELAHRVDEALGFMAAAGLTLDHPIMTTTEFWTSHECLLLPYEQALTREDSTTGLYYDCSAHFLWVGERTRQLDGAHVEFLRGIANPLGIKVSDKMDPAELVRLIDILNPENRAGRLTIITRMGPENMRVKLPHLIRAVRGAGQIVTWVTDPMHGNTMKAPCGLKTRSFDRILAEVRAFFDVHEQEGSHPGGVHLEMTGQNVTECIGGSRTVTFDDLSSRYHTHCDPRLNASQSLEMAFIIAERLRKRRIASWPLNGNQLGSIPSMGL; encoded by the exons ATGCCACTCAGGCCATCAACCCCCGCGCTGATGCCCAACCCGGCCCTCCCCTCGCCGGGGCGGCCGCGCTCCCGCCGGGCGCtcctccgcgcccgcgccgtgcGCACGGCGCCGCGGCCCCCGAGCCGGTGGTCGGTGGGGAGCTGGAGGGATCGCCCggcgctgcagcagccggagtaCCCGGACAAGGCGGAGCTGGATGAGGTGCTGCGGACGGTGGAGGCGTTCCCGCCCATCGTCTTCGCCGGGGAGGCGCGCACCCTCGAGGAGCGCCTCGCGGAGGCGGCCGTGGGCCGGTCGTTCCTCCTCCAGGGCGGCGACTGCGCCGAGAGCTTCAAGGAGTTCAACGCCAACAACATCAGGGATACCTTCCGCGTCCTTCTGCAAATGTCCGTCGTGCTCATGTTCGGAGGCCAGATGCCTATCGTCAAG GTGGGAAGAATGGCAGGTCAGTTTGCAAAGCCAAGATCAGATGGTTTTGAGGAGCGGGATGGAGTGAAGTTGCCAAGCTACAGAGGGGATAATATTAATGGGGATACATTCGACGTGAAGTCAAGATTGCCAGACCCACACCGCCTGATACGGGCATACTCGCAGTCTGCAGCGACACTGAATTTGCTGCGGGCATTCGCTACCGGAGGTTACGCAGCAATGCAGAGGGTAACACAGTGGAACCTTGACTTCACACAGCATTGTGAACAGGGCGATAG GTACATGGAGTTGGCTCACCGCGTTGACGAGGCTTTGGGATTCATGGCAGCTGCTGGACTCACTTTAGATCACCCTATAATGACAACAACAGAATTCTGGACATCACATGAGTGCCTTCTCCTTCCCTATGAGCAGGCGCTTACTCGTGAAGACTCCACCACTGGCCTCTACTATGACTGCTCTGCCCACTTCCTATGGGTTGGAGAGCGTACTCGCCAACTTGATGGTGCCCATGTGGAGTTCCTTAGGGGCATTGCCAATCCTCTTGGTATCAAG GTCAGTGACAAGATGGACCCAGCAGAACTTGTGCGGTTGATTGATATCTTGAATCCTGAAAACAGGGCGGGGAGACTAACCATCATCACAAGAATGGGACCTGAAAACATGAGGGTGAAACTTCCTCACCTGATACGTGCTGTCCGTGGGGCTGGTCAAATAGTAACATGGGTCACTGACCCAATGCATGGtaacaccatgaaggcccctTGTGGACTCAAAACTCGCTCCTTCGACAGAATTTTG GCTGAGGTGCGTGCCTTCTTTGATGTTCACGAACAAGAAGGGAGCCACCCAGGAGGCGTGCACCTGGAGATGACCGGACAAAATGTGACAGAGTGCATTGGTGGGTCACGCACAGTGACATTTGATGATCTGAGCTCACGATACCACACCCACTGTGACCCAAGGCTCAACGCCTCACAGTCGCTGGAGATGGCATTCATCATCGCTGAGCGCCTTAGGAAAAGGAGGATCGCCTCATGGCCTTTGAACGGGAACCAGCTCGGTTCCATTCCATCAATGGGTCTCTAA